Within the Nicotiana tabacum cultivar K326 chromosome 11, ASM71507v2, whole genome shotgun sequence genome, the region atttatttttgggttaaacaaacGTAGCTGCAGCAAATCAGCCTCCAATATAATGAACCAAAATGAAGACATCATTGGCATATACTAATCATCCAAGCAAGTGGAATTGATCATCATCCCATACCTGAAATTGAGAATTTAACATTGTCTAATAATGAACACTATACAACAACATCATCATATTCAACTTACTTTGATGCCATCTTCTggatttgttggcccaagaaattGATGGTACAATGTGACGAACGATTCAGAAAGTTTTGATGTCAACATTTGTTGAAGAAGATACTACAAAAGAGAAAGACTAAATGTACTTGAAAAGAGTATCTCGTAAATTCTCAGATACAGTACAAGAGAAAGATTGACGACTGTTAGGTGACTCTTGATAAGAAGATATTGAGAGTAAACCCTCGTATCATTCAAAAGATGCATACAATTCTTTTCGAGCTAACCCAAATGAAAGAGAACAAATAGTCATCTATTTCAAGGTAACGATTTGTTATGTAGaatatataaattatgatgatacATTCACACTTTTATTTTCCTTAGTACATTGGATTGGTATCCCCTTACTCTTTCCTAATAGTTAATCATATTGTTTTTGCAGATGCATTCCGAGATGGAGAGCTCATTAAATTGGAATGCTCATTGtagtttgggatttggatttcCTTTGTTTTCATTTGCTAGTTAATCTACTTAATTAATTAACCTGGAGACCACAAAAAAATTTAACATGGGTTTATTTTTAGCTCTCTCTCTTTGTAGACTTGCTTAGTGGTCGGTGGTTTATGTCAATTTCAACAATTTCAAGACGATATATATAATTGGGGTAATAGAATACACGGTCAAAAATTACGGGAGTTTCACTTGTTTAGTTCATCATCATCAGCACTGAAACTTTATTTGCATGCCTGCACTAAGTTACAACTCCTGAAAATAAATTGTAAATCCTTCCCGTGTCTTAAATTCCAGTTTTGTCGTTTATTCAAAAGATTGAATAAAATTACATTTTTGCATCCTAAACTGGAGAACTTGAACTTAAGTAATTAACATGGTTGACTTACATGATGTTATCTATCATTATTACTCCGAGTTTACGTTTGCTCAAGCTAATAGATAGAGTCCCAATTAGCTCGTCTCATGTGGTTAGTTCAAGGCTAATGGAAGCTCAGATTTGATTGAAGTATGATCATGCAAACCAATATATAGGTTGCCTTACATGATAACTTTTGTTGAAAATCTGTGTGAAAATTATTTGTCTTTTTCCTTGACAACTAAATCAAAAGGTATGGACGTGACTAACTGATTAATTTCTTTTCAGGTTAGACGATTCGTGTTGAATATAATTTATCATTGTCTATGAAGGAGATAAGATTTTTTTGGCGCAATCTTGGAAGCAACATTCGACCACTCTGCTCAaatacatatgttgttggaacACAACATGATTTAGGTCTGCAAGTTGTAAGCCAAATCAGTAGCTCGGGAGTTCTATGTATTATCCCTTATTATTAATATATCATTACAATATGAGTAAGAAATGAATATTATTATGTTTTCATAATATAAGTTAGTAATTTCTCCTTAAATTGATATATGTCTCTGTCATAATACACACTTACAAATATAATGGTATGCTCGCCaatggttttattttattttatatatatatcaattctTCCCAGTGTCTCTGGGTTTCATTCAACCAAAGAAGGTGCTCCGCCTCTTTATCTACAATTGTTACGGTCAGAGGCGGATGTAGTGTTCTACCGacaggttcaattgaacccataacgtTTTACGtaaagtaaaaatttatatgtaaacattcaaaaaaattacaaaaatagtggatatgaatccataactttaaaaatatatataatgggTTCAGTGCTAAAAACCTTATCAGTTAAACCCATagagtttaaatcctggatccgcctctggttACGGTCACAACATATAAGTGCACAACTACGTCTTATCCCACGATGGTAAAAATATTTAACAAATAtactaaaattaatattatagTTAAACGATTTAATTTATTCGCGGTTATCCCTtgcgatttttattttttaaatacacAATAAGCAAACAAATATCATTTTTTGCTTATTTTACGTTTATTTTCAGAATTAACCTTCAGTGCAAAACTATTAGCTTTAGATTGAACATAAAttgaatatttttaattaattacaaAAAAGTTTAAACCATATTAGCAATTTCCTTCTACAATCGCAAAAGATGGAGTTTCGTCAGCTTAGGTTTGATGGGGTTTGggggaaagaaattaaaaaaagcaAAGacatttaaaaagaaaagaaaaatatgaaaaagaccATTCATTTTTGGAGCCAAATGAACCACGATATTGGGGaagaaaacagaaagagaaagaagaaaaattaaaatgaagcaaataaaattaaaagaggAATACAAGTACTGAAGGGATTATTAATatcaaaatggaaaaaatattttaaggGATTCGATTCTGCGACTGTCCCATCTAGAGATCTCTCAAGTGCACTTTCTAACCAAAGAACTCACCTGCTTATTTTGTTCCTGGATGCTTActaaaattatttattaatttaatacTAATTGTTTACATAAAACAGTGGTTCCACACCAAAGCTATAGGTGCTAGAGCACCCATATGGCTCCACGTGCATCCGCccatgataatatatatatatatcaattctTCCTAGTGTCTCGGGGTTTCATTCAACCAAAGAAAATATTACACAAAATAAGTTGGGGGGAGGTCAACATCCCCTCCTCCAAGCCCTTTTACCTTAAATCTACCTTACACCAAAAAGAGTTAAAAGTTACGGTCCTGCTAACAACAACAAATATTAACTTTCAAGCATAGAGTATCACAAAAACTGAATTTTTTGTGCTTATGTCTGAAGGATGACATTTGGATCATATCAAGTCTGTACAATCCCCTACGGGTGGCAAATGTGCGGGTTGGGCTGAATTTGAGCGGGTCAAGATGGGTTAGGTTAATAAATGGGTCATTGCCCAACCCAATCCAAAGTGTACTTGGGATaagatgggctaaacaatggGTCATAACCCAATCCGCCCAACTTGATCCATGTTTTAGAACCATGCTGATCTTGCATATAAAAAACCTTTTACCTTAAAATGTCTAAGTCGAAAAAAATTTTGGGGGTAGGGGTGGGGCGAGTGGGTgatgcagaaaaacgaaaaaaaatagaaaataagaaattaaaaataagaaaaaacgtaacttttttttttgaaatacaaaaaaaaagtaaaaatttttttttaggggagggggggggggtggtgcagaaaataaaatagaaaattaaaaatacaaaaaaaaaaagtaaaaataaaatttgcagaataaaaatagaaaattgaaaatacaaaaaaaagtaaaattttttttAAGGGAAGGGGGGTtttgcagaaaaacgaaaaaacagaaaattgaaaatacaaaaaaaaaaaagtaaaattggggcaactaagtaaatttctagataagttgggttgagatctcttaaaaaaagtaaaaaaattctttttgaggGGAGGCAGGTTTTGCCGGGGGGGAGGCAGGGTGGGTGGatggtgcagaaaaataaaagaacataaaattaaaaatacaaaaaaaaaagaagtaaaattgAGGCAACTAAATAAATTTCTATATAAGTTGGGTTGAGATACATTTTATTTTGGGTGAGTTTCATGGGTTGTATTTGGGCTGCTTAATGGGTCAGAATGGGctataaaatataatgggttaaCTTGGGCTCAACCCAAATTGACCCATAAGCTAAAATATTTGTAACCCAACCCATTAATCTCTGGGCGGGTTGGGCGGGTTAGATGGATTTGTACTCAAATTGCCACCCTTATAATCCCCTAGCTCTTAGTGGTAGATCAATACTGGAGTCCAACATTTTGTCAATATTTTCTATGCTCCACTTGGCTAATGCATCAGCTACTTGATTGGCTTCTCTAAAAGAATGTTGGAATGAACAGTTAGCCATTCTAGCAAGTTCCTGAGTTTTCAAAACTATTTCCAACACATGCCATGGTGATTT harbors:
- the LOC142165790 gene encoding uncharacterized protein LOC142165790 gives rise to the protein MAFSPPLGTCSSNVAKAKTVLIGLTWCNENDFFNIIIEGNSLLIINMLKGSIKSPWHVLEIVLKTQELARMANCSFQHSFREANQVADALAKWSIENIDKMLDSSIDLPLRARGL